A portion of the uncultured Bacteroides sp. genome contains these proteins:
- a CDS encoding alpha/beta fold hydrolase: MKKLIFLLPFLLLSAYALAQGEYEKKVFVSSAGDSLNYRLLRPEGEKSGKKYPLVLFLHGAGERGDDNEKQLTHGSRMFQNPVNREKYPSFVLCPQCPLSGYWGYPSRPTSFQPSEMPSSPELTPMLRDVKELLDSYLAMPEVDKGRIYIIGLSMGGMGTYDFVSRFPDLFAAAIPICGTINPDRLKKVKKTSFRIFHGDSDDVVPVEGSREAYKALKASGATVEYIEFPGCNHGSWDPAFNYPGFMDWLFQQKKK; encoded by the coding sequence ATGAAAAAGTTGATTTTCTTATTGCCTTTTCTCTTGCTAAGCGCTTATGCATTAGCACAAGGAGAATACGAAAAGAAAGTGTTTGTGTCGTCAGCGGGTGATTCATTGAATTATAGATTGCTTCGCCCCGAAGGGGAAAAATCCGGAAAGAAATATCCATTGGTGTTGTTTCTGCATGGTGCCGGCGAACGCGGTGATGATAATGAGAAACAACTGACGCATGGTAGCCGGATGTTTCAAAATCCTGTAAACAGGGAGAAGTATCCTAGTTTTGTCTTGTGTCCTCAGTGTCCGTTGTCCGGCTATTGGGGCTACCCTTCTCGACCGACATCCTTTCAGCCTTCGGAAATGCCGAGCTCACCGGAACTAACGCCTATGCTTCGTGATGTGAAAGAACTACTTGACAGCTATCTTGCTATGCCGGAGGTTGATAAAGGTAGGATTTATATTATTGGTCTTTCAATGGGAGGGATGGGTACTTATGATTTTGTCAGTCGTTTCCCTGATTTGTTTGCTGCTGCTATTCCAATTTGTGGCACGATAAATCCGGATCGGCTTAAAAAAGTAAAGAAGACCAGTTTCCGTATCTTCCATGGAGATAGTGACGATGTGGTGCCTGTAGAAGGTTCTCGTGAGGCTTATAAAGCCTTGAAAGCTTCTGGAGCAACCGTTGAGTATATTGAGTTCCCGGGATGCAACCATGGTAGTTGGGATCCTGCATTCAATTATCCGGGGTTCATGGACTGGCTTTTTCAGCAAAAGAAAAAATAG
- a CDS encoding aminopeptidase P family protein, with translation MFSKETYMQRRALLKKTVGSGILLFLGNDEHGLNYADNAFRYRQDSTFLYYFGLSFSGLSAIIDIDEDKDIIFGDELTIDHIVWMGTQPTLREKSELVGVTHTMPSNTIVDYLHKAAQKGQTIHYLLPYRAEHSLKLLALLGISVGHEEVSLDFIRAIIKQRSYKSAEEIVEIEKACDITADMHIAAMKAVRPGMKEYEVAATLEAVAAAAGADLSFPTIATINGQTLHNHYHGNTVKPGDLFLVDAGAETSMGYAGDMSSTIPADKTFTLRQKEIYDLQVAMHLESVKALKPGIPFVDVYDLSARVMVEGMKQLGLMKGNADDAVREGAHALFYPHGLGHMMGLDVHDMENLGEVWVGYDGKPKSTLFGRKSLRLARPLETGFVHTIEPGIYFIPELIDLWKGEKKFADFINYDAVEAYKNFGGIRNEEDYLITETGARRLGKKIPLTTDEVEALR, from the coding sequence ATGTTTTCTAAAGAAACCTATATGCAGCGAAGAGCACTGCTGAAAAAGACGGTAGGCTCTGGAATATTGTTATTTTTGGGCAATGATGAACATGGCTTGAATTATGCTGATAACGCATTTCGTTATCGTCAAGACTCTACTTTTCTTTACTATTTCGGACTTTCCTTTTCCGGACTTTCTGCCATTATCGACATTGATGAAGACAAAGACATCATCTTTGGTGATGAATTGACCATCGATCATATTGTATGGATGGGTACTCAGCCTACGCTGAGGGAAAAAAGCGAACTCGTGGGCGTGACACATACCATGCCTTCCAATACGATTGTAGACTATTTGCATAAGGCGGCACAAAAGGGTCAGACGATTCATTATCTACTTCCTTACCGAGCCGAACATAGCTTGAAATTACTTGCACTGTTGGGCATCTCTGTTGGACATGAAGAGGTTTCTCTTGATTTCATTCGTGCCATTATCAAGCAACGTAGTTATAAATCTGCAGAAGAGATTGTTGAAATAGAAAAGGCTTGTGATATTACTGCCGATATGCACATTGCTGCCATGAAGGCCGTTCGTCCCGGGATGAAGGAGTATGAAGTAGCGGCAACATTGGAAGCTGTTGCAGCTGCGGCAGGCGCCGATCTGTCGTTCCCTACTATTGCTACCATCAACGGTCAGACGTTGCACAATCACTATCACGGCAACACGGTGAAGCCGGGTGATTTGTTTCTTGTTGATGCTGGTGCTGAAACTTCTATGGGATATGCCGGTGATATGTCTTCTACCATTCCTGCTGATAAAACATTTACTTTGCGTCAGAAAGAAATCTATGATCTTCAGGTAGCCATGCATCTCGAATCGGTGAAAGCTTTGAAACCGGGTATTCCTTTTGTTGATGTATATGATCTTTCGGCCCGTGTCATGGTAGAGGGGATGAAGCAACTTGGTTTGATGAAAGGTAATGCCGACGATGCTGTACGTGAAGGAGCTCATGCTTTGTTCTATCCTCATGGATTGGGACACATGATGGGGCTTGATGTGCATGATATGGAAAACCTTGGAGAAGTTTGGGTAGGCTATGATGGTAAACCAAAGAGCACGCTGTTTGGTCGTAAATCACTTCGTCTTGCCCGTCCGCTTGAGACAGGTTTTGTGCATACCATTGAACCGGGCATTTACTTTATTCCCGAACTTATTGATTTATGGAAAGGAGAAAAGAAATTCGCCGATTTCATTAACTACGATGCTGTTGAGGCTTACAAGAACTTTGGAGGTATTCGTAACGAGGAAGATTATTTAATTACCGAAACCGGTGCTCGCCGCTTGGGTAAGAAGATTCCTCTGACTACAGATGAGGTGGAAGCTCTAAGATAA
- the gcvH gene encoding glycine cleavage system protein GcvH codes for MKFPEELKYTKEHEWIRLDGDVAYIGITDYAQEQLGDIVFVDVPSVGEKLEAGEVFGTIEVVKTISDLFLPVAGEVVEQNETLEEKPELVNQDPYGAGWIIKIKPAADADFDSLLDYKEYKKTVNE; via the coding sequence ATGAAGTTTCCTGAAGAATTAAAGTACACCAAAGAACATGAATGGATTCGCCTGGATGGCGACGTGGCTTATATAGGTATCACTGATTATGCACAAGAGCAATTAGGCGACATCGTTTTTGTCGATGTTCCCAGCGTAGGAGAAAAACTTGAAGCAGGAGAAGTGTTCGGTACCATCGAAGTTGTAAAAACAATCTCTGATCTTTTTCTACCTGTAGCAGGAGAAGTCGTGGAACAAAATGAAACATTGGAAGAAAAGCCAGAGTTAGTAAACCAAGATCCATACGGCGCAGGCTGGATTATAAAAATAAAACCGGCTGCCGATGCTGATTTTGATTCTCTGCTAGACTATAAAGAATACAAAAAAACGGTAAACGAATAA
- the rpoN gene encoding RNA polymerase factor sigma-54 codes for MAQGSRQTQSQVQQQTQTLSPQQILVVKLLELPAVELEDRVRAELLENPALEEGKEETAADDLAATDAQEGESDANEYDSLSDYLSEDDIPDYKLQENNRSKGEQAEEIPFSDATSFYEILREQLGERNLTEHEQELAEYIIGSLDDDGLLRKSLESINDELAIYAGVNTCEEELEEVLKIIQDFDPAGLGARNLQECLAIQILRKEPSPLRQTELDIIEKCYEEFTRKHWDKIMQKLGLSEKEFEETIAEITKLNPRPGSSLGEVIGRNMQQIIPDFTVETYDDGTIILSMNNRNMPELRMSRDFTEMVEEHTKNRANQTKESKEAMMFLKQKMDSAQGFIDAVKQRQNTLQTTMQAIIDLQRPFFLEGDESLLRPMILKDVAERTRLDISTISRVSNSKYVQTNYGVYSLKFFFSDGYTTEDGEEMSVREIRKILKECIDNENKKKPLTDDELADILKEKGYPIARRTVAKYRQQLNIPVARLRR; via the coding sequence ATGGCACAAGGTTCCCGTCAGACGCAGTCGCAAGTACAGCAACAAACTCAGACTCTTTCTCCTCAACAGATTCTGGTTGTGAAATTATTGGAACTTCCTGCAGTGGAGTTGGAAGATCGTGTGCGTGCTGAGTTGCTTGAAAACCCCGCTTTGGAAGAAGGCAAAGAGGAAACGGCGGCCGATGATCTGGCTGCTACGGATGCTCAGGAGGGTGAAAGCGACGCCAATGAATATGATTCATTAAGCGACTATCTGAGCGAAGATGACATCCCCGACTACAAATTACAAGAAAATAACCGTTCGAAAGGTGAGCAAGCCGAAGAAATCCCTTTCTCGGACGCAACCTCTTTTTACGAAATATTGAGAGAACAACTGGGTGAACGAAATCTGACCGAGCACGAACAGGAATTGGCTGAATACATCATCGGCTCACTTGATGACGACGGGCTACTTCGGAAATCTTTGGAAAGTATCAATGACGAACTGGCCATCTATGCCGGAGTGAATACTTGTGAAGAGGAACTTGAAGAGGTGCTGAAAATTATTCAGGATTTTGATCCGGCAGGGTTAGGTGCCCGTAACTTGCAAGAGTGTCTGGCCATACAAATCCTTCGAAAAGAACCTTCACCACTACGACAAACTGAACTGGACATTATCGAAAAATGCTACGAGGAATTTACGCGCAAGCATTGGGATAAGATTATGCAGAAGCTCGGGTTGAGTGAGAAGGAGTTTGAAGAAACGATCGCAGAGATAACCAAATTGAACCCTCGACCGGGCAGCTCTCTTGGTGAAGTGATCGGACGGAATATGCAGCAAATCATACCGGACTTCACCGTTGAAACTTATGATGACGGAACCATCATCCTTAGCATGAACAATCGGAATATGCCCGAGTTACGGATGAGTAGGGACTTCACGGAGATGGTTGAAGAACATACAAAAAACAGAGCTAATCAGACAAAGGAATCGAAAGAAGCAATGATGTTTCTCAAGCAAAAGATGGATTCGGCACAAGGATTCATTGATGCTGTGAAACAACGCCAAAACACGCTGCAAACTACCATGCAAGCAATCATTGACTTGCAACGTCCGTTCTTTCTTGAAGGAGACGAATCGCTGCTCCGCCCCATGATATTAAAAGATGTGGCTGAGCGCACGAGACTTGACATTTCCACGATATCAAGAGTGAGTAATAGTAAATATGTGCAAACCAATTACGGTGTATACTCCCTCAAATTCTTTTTTAGCGACGGCTATACCACTGAAGATGGTGAAGAGATGTCTGTTCGCGAAATCCGAAAGATATTAAAGGAATGCATTGACAATGAAAACAAGAAAAAGCCGCTTACGGATGACGAATTGGCTGATATACTGAAAGAAAAAGGATATCCTATTGCCCGAAGAACGGTAGCTAAATATCGTCAGCAGTTAAACATACCTGTAGCAAGACTAAGAAGATAA
- a CDS encoding ComF family protein, with protein MIRWISSFFALFFPRCCVVCESPLFEGEEMLCIKCNMDMPRTNYHRMPGNPAERLFWGRIPIERATSFFFYSKGSDFRNILYSLKYKGNKELGEVMGRLMARELLGCDFFEGVDVVIPVPLHPDKLAKRGYNQSEWIARGVSAITGISMDTTSVVRKRNTETQTRKSTFERWENVDGIFELLNSELFAGKHILIIDDVLTTGATTVACASPFGKIAGVRISVLTLAIAR; from the coding sequence ATGATAAGGTGGATTAGCTCCTTCTTTGCTCTTTTCTTTCCTCGATGCTGCGTTGTTTGCGAGAGTCCACTTTTTGAAGGTGAAGAGATGCTGTGTATAAAATGTAATATGGATATGCCGCGTACCAATTATCATCGTATGCCCGGAAACCCCGCAGAACGTTTATTCTGGGGGAGAATACCAATTGAACGCGCTACTTCTTTTTTCTTTTATTCTAAAGGAAGTGATTTCAGAAATATTTTGTATAGTCTTAAATATAAAGGAAACAAAGAGTTGGGTGAGGTTATGGGGCGTCTTATGGCCAGAGAATTGTTAGGTTGCGACTTTTTTGAAGGAGTAGATGTGGTCATCCCGGTACCTTTGCATCCGGATAAACTGGCCAAGAGGGGATATAACCAAAGTGAATGGATTGCCCGAGGAGTATCTGCTATCACAGGTATTTCGATGGATACGACCTCTGTTGTTAGAAAAAGAAATACAGAAACTCAGACGCGTAAATCAACTTTTGAACGGTGGGAAAATGTTGATGGTATTTTTGAACTGCTTAACTCTGAGCTTTTTGCAGGGAAACATATTCTGATTATTGATGATGTTTTAACTACCGGAGCGACGACTGTGGCCTGTGCTTCTCCATTTGGAAAAATAGCCGGAGTACGGATCAGTGTGTTGACATTGGCTATAGCGCGATAA
- a CDS encoding adenosine kinase, whose amino-acid sequence MDKIIGLGNALVDVLATLNDDAILAEMELPKGSMQLIDDLKLKIINERFSQMDTHLATGGSTGNAILGLACLGAGTGFIGKVGDDTYGRFYKDNLQRNGIEGKLLTCDLPSGVASTFISPDGERTFGTYLGAASTLTAEDLSLDMFKGYTYFLIEGYLVQDHDMILRAIELAKEAGLQVCLDMASYNIVESDLDFFSLLVNRYVDILFANEEEAKAFTGKEPKEALDMMAKMCSIAIVKVGADGSYIRKGTEEIKVKALPIKKVIDTTGAGDYFAAGFLYGLTCGYSLEKCAKIGSILSGNVIQVIGTTIPKKQWDEIKLNINEIL is encoded by the coding sequence ATGGACAAAATAATAGGATTGGGCAACGCCCTTGTAGACGTACTTGCAACCCTCAATGATGATGCAATTCTTGCTGAAATGGAATTACCTAAAGGCAGTATGCAGCTTATAGATGATTTAAAACTAAAGATTATTAATGAACGCTTTAGCCAGATGGATACACATTTAGCTACTGGTGGTTCTACCGGTAATGCTATTCTCGGATTGGCCTGCCTGGGAGCAGGAACGGGCTTTATAGGCAAAGTGGGAGACGATACGTATGGTCGGTTTTACAAGGATAATTTGCAGAGAAATGGCATTGAAGGGAAGTTGTTGACTTGCGATCTTCCTTCGGGTGTTGCTTCTACTTTCATCTCTCCAGATGGAGAACGTACTTTCGGTACCTATCTTGGTGCTGCTTCTACGTTGACTGCCGAAGATCTTTCATTGGACATGTTCAAAGGTTATACTTATTTTCTTATTGAAGGATATCTGGTACAAGATCATGATATGATTTTGCGTGCCATTGAATTAGCTAAAGAAGCTGGTCTGCAAGTTTGTTTGGACATGGCTAGTTATAATATCGTTGAAAGTGATCTTGACTTCTTTTCTTTATTAGTCAATCGTTATGTCGATATCTTATTCGCTAATGAAGAAGAGGCAAAAGCTTTCACAGGCAAAGAACCAAAAGAAGCTTTAGATATGATGGCCAAAATGTGCAGTATTGCTATTGTGAAGGTTGGAGCGGATGGATCATATATTCGTAAAGGAACTGAAGAAATTAAAGTTAAAGCTTTACCTATTAAGAAGGTGATTGACACAACGGGTGCAGGTGATTATTTTGCTGCAGGTTTTTTGTATGGACTTACTTGTGGTTATTCACTTGAAAAATGTGCTAAAATAGGTTCTATTCTCTCTGGAAATGTTATTCAGGTGATAGGAACAACCATTCCGAAGAAGCAATGGGATGAAATAAAGTTAAATATTAACGAGATATTGTAG
- a CDS encoding NUDIX domain-containing protein, with protein MEHPLSQFQYCPKCGSSQFLVNNEKSKKCMNCEFVYYFNPSSATVAFILNEKKELLVCERAKEPAKGTLDLPGGFVDMHETLEEAVIREILEETGLTVQKATYLFSLPNIYIYSGFPVHTLDAFLLCKVEDTRHLKAMDDVADSFFVPLSEIKPEKFGLDSVRKGLIAFLAEQDF; from the coding sequence ATGGAACATCCTCTTTCTCAATTTCAATACTGCCCCAAATGCGGTTCATCTCAATTCCTGGTAAATAATGAAAAATCAAAGAAGTGCATGAACTGTGAATTTGTGTACTACTTTAATCCTTCTTCCGCCACTGTAGCTTTCATACTAAATGAAAAAAAAGAATTACTCGTTTGCGAACGAGCTAAAGAACCCGCCAAAGGTACCCTTGACCTTCCGGGTGGCTTTGTGGATATGCATGAAACATTAGAAGAAGCTGTTATTCGCGAAATTCTTGAAGAGACCGGATTAACGGTTCAGAAAGCAACCTATCTGTTTTCTCTACCTAATATATATATCTATTCGGGATTTCCGGTACACACCCTCGATGCTTTCTTATTATGCAAAGTTGAAGACACCAGACATCTCAAAGCGATGGACGATGTTGCCGACTCTTTCTTCGTCCCTCTAAGTGAGATAAAACCGGAAAAATTTGGTTTGGATTCCGTTCGTAAAGGATTGATTGCCTTCTTGGCTGAACAGGATTTTTAA
- a CDS encoding 4-hydroxy-3-methylbut-2-en-1-yl diphosphate synthase — translation MDLFNYSRRETSEVNIGAIALGGKNPIRIQSMTNTSTQDTEACVEQVKRIIDAGGDYVRLTTQGVKEAENLKNINVALRAQGYMNPLVADIHFTPKVADVAALYAEKVRINPGNYLDAPRTFKQVNYTDEEYAQELAKIRERLVTFLTICKENNTAIRIGVNHGSLSDRIMTRYGDTPEGMVESCMEFLRICVAENFMNVAISIKASNTVVMVRTVRLLVEVMKKEGMEFPLHLGVTEAGDGEDGRIKSALGIGALLADGYGDTVRVSLSEEPEAEIPVAKKLVDYVTQRIKHPYIPGLEAKEFNYLAPVRRQTTEVKNIGGENVPVVISDRMDNTFETNPQFIPDYIYAARELPAQLEEGPDYILDADVWEAEKASFEKAGKNCWPAFNHTQLLAIGSCPAELKFLFMPYMALTDEVIACLKVHPEIVLLSQSNHPNRVGEHRASVHQLMVEGVQNPVVIFQHYSENQAEDLQVKAAADMGALILDGLCDGIFLYNQGNLSHATVDATAFGILQAGRVRTSKTEYISCPGCGRTLFSLQSTIARVKAATSHLKGLKIGIMGCIVNGPGEMADADYGYVGAGRGKISLYKRKECIEKNIPEAEAVDKLIALIKANGDYYSEEESL, via the coding sequence ATGGATCTATTCAACTATTCCCGAAGGGAAACGTCTGAGGTTAACATTGGTGCCATAGCTTTGGGTGGAAAAAACCCTATCCGCATCCAGTCGATGACCAATACATCCACTCAAGACACAGAAGCTTGCGTGGAACAAGTAAAGAGAATCATAGATGCCGGAGGTGACTATGTCCGTCTGACCACGCAAGGAGTGAAAGAGGCTGAAAACCTCAAGAACATCAATGTAGCTTTGAGAGCTCAAGGATACATGAATCCACTCGTAGCAGATATTCACTTCACTCCCAAAGTTGCTGACGTGGCGGCATTATATGCTGAAAAAGTACGCATCAATCCGGGTAACTATCTGGATGCCCCGCGTACTTTCAAGCAAGTGAATTACACCGATGAGGAATATGCGCAGGAGTTAGCGAAGATTCGTGAGCGCCTTGTCACGTTCCTTACTATATGTAAGGAAAATAATACAGCTATTCGCATTGGAGTGAATCACGGTTCCTTATCGGACCGCATCATGACTCGCTACGGAGACACACCTGAGGGGATGGTCGAATCGTGTATGGAATTTCTTCGCATTTGCGTTGCCGAAAACTTCATGAACGTGGCTATCTCCATAAAAGCATCCAACACAGTAGTGATGGTGAGAACAGTAAGGCTACTCGTGGAAGTCATGAAGAAAGAAGGAATGGAATTTCCACTTCATCTGGGAGTAACCGAGGCCGGAGATGGAGAAGATGGGCGTATAAAATCAGCACTAGGCATTGGAGCTTTGCTAGCAGATGGATACGGAGACACCGTAAGAGTTTCGCTAAGCGAAGAACCTGAAGCAGAAATTCCTGTAGCCAAGAAATTGGTTGACTATGTTACTCAACGCATTAAGCATCCTTATATACCAGGTCTAGAAGCAAAAGAGTTTAATTACCTCGCTCCTGTACGCAGGCAAACGACTGAAGTTAAGAATATCGGTGGAGAGAACGTTCCGGTAGTTATATCTGATCGGATGGACAATACATTCGAAACGAACCCTCAGTTCATTCCCGATTACATCTATGCCGCAAGAGAATTACCTGCTCAATTAGAAGAAGGACCTGACTATATACTCGATGCAGACGTGTGGGAAGCTGAAAAAGCTTCATTCGAAAAAGCCGGAAAGAACTGTTGGCCAGCTTTCAACCATACACAGCTATTGGCTATTGGCAGTTGCCCTGCGGAACTTAAATTTCTGTTTATGCCCTACATGGCATTGACAGATGAAGTCATTGCTTGTTTGAAAGTTCATCCTGAAATCGTGTTGCTCTCACAAAGCAACCATCCTAACAGAGTGGGCGAGCATAGAGCATCAGTCCACCAATTAATGGTTGAAGGAGTTCAAAATCCAGTCGTTATTTTTCAGCACTATTCCGAAAACCAAGCTGAAGATTTGCAAGTAAAAGCAGCAGCAGATATGGGTGCCTTGATTCTGGATGGCCTCTGCGATGGCATTTTCTTGTATAACCAAGGTAACCTTAGTCATGCTACAGTAGATGCAACAGCTTTCGGTATTCTACAAGCAGGGCGTGTGCGTACAAGTAAAACGGAATATATATCTTGCCCGGGATGTGGACGCACACTTTTCAGCCTGCAGAGCACCATTGCTCGTGTAAAAGCAGCCACATCGCATTTGAAAGGACTAAAAATAGGCATCATGGGATGTATTGTAAATGGTCCGGGAGAGATGGCTGATGCTGATTACGGATACGTAGGTGCAGGCAGAGGAAAAATCAGCCTATATAAGCGTAAAGAGTGTATAGAAAAAAACATTCCGGAAGCAGAAGCGGTAGACAAACTCATAGCCTTGATTAAAGCAAATGGAGACTATTATTCGGAAGAGGAAAGTTTATAA
- a CDS encoding S41 family peptidase gives MRRFLNKRNGIVAIAVLTIVAFFSFKSGDSRNFQLAKNLEIFNAIVKELDMFYVDTIDPNKTLREGIDGMLMSLDPYTNYFPEEDQSELEQMINGSYGGIGSMITYDQKRKRSIIAEPYEGMPAALVGLKVGDVLMDIDGKDLTGKNNDEVSAMLRGQVGTSFVLKVERPGMKKPLSFTIVRKSIQLPTVPYYGVVGNKIGYINLNSFSGNPSKEFKQAFLDLKKNKGITSLIIDLRGNGGGLLDEAVEIANFFLPRGKTIVTTKGKIKQASSTYKTLREPLDTEIPIAVMVNSGTASSSEILAGSLQDLDRAVIIGNRTFGKGLVQVPRSLPYGGTLKITTSKYYIPSGRCVQAIDYKNRNEDGSVGRIPDSLTTVFHTADGREVRDGGGVSPDITVEQQKLPNILFYLINDNLIFNYATNYCLKHVTVVSPEKFALTDADYADFKTLVKSSDFKYDQQSEKILKTLKEAASFEGYMDGASEEFKALEKKLTHNLDRDLDYFSKDIKNMISIEIIKRYYFQRGSIIQQLKDDDDLQQAIKVLSNSEKYRGILAPGKK, from the coding sequence ATGAGAAGATTCCTAAATAAGCGGAATGGTATTGTAGCAATAGCTGTTTTAACAATAGTGGCTTTCTTTAGTTTCAAGAGTGGAGATAGCCGCAACTTCCAATTGGCCAAAAACCTTGAAATATTCAATGCCATAGTGAAGGAACTTGATATGTTCTATGTAGATACGATTGATCCAAACAAAACACTTCGTGAAGGCATTGACGGTATGTTGATGTCTCTCGATCCTTATACTAATTACTTTCCGGAAGAAGATCAGAGTGAGTTAGAGCAGATGATTAATGGTTCTTACGGAGGAATTGGTTCTATGATAACATACGACCAGAAACGCAAGCGGTCGATTATAGCAGAACCATACGAAGGAATGCCTGCGGCTCTTGTAGGACTCAAAGTTGGTGACGTCTTAATGGATATCGATGGCAAAGATTTGACAGGGAAGAACAATGATGAAGTTAGTGCTATGCTTCGGGGACAAGTGGGTACAAGTTTTGTACTTAAAGTTGAACGTCCCGGAATGAAAAAGCCACTATCATTTACAATCGTTCGTAAATCAATTCAATTGCCCACAGTGCCATATTATGGAGTCGTAGGCAATAAGATTGGCTATATCAACCTGAATAGTTTCTCGGGCAATCCCTCTAAAGAATTTAAACAGGCATTCTTAGATTTGAAGAAGAACAAGGGCATAACATCACTTATCATTGATTTGCGCGGTAATGGTGGAGGTTTACTCGATGAGGCAGTTGAGATTGCGAACTTCTTTCTTCCTCGTGGCAAAACGATTGTGACAACGAAAGGAAAGATCAAACAAGCCAGCAGTACATATAAAACTTTGCGTGAACCTCTAGATACGGAAATTCCTATTGCTGTAATGGTGAATAGTGGAACTGCTTCTTCTTCAGAGATACTTGCAGGTTCTTTGCAAGACCTTGATCGTGCTGTGATTATCGGCAATCGTACTTTCGGTAAGGGTTTGGTTCAGGTTCCTCGTTCGTTGCCTTATGGCGGTACGCTTAAAATAACAACTTCGAAGTATTATATACCAAGTGGACGGTGTGTGCAAGCTATTGACTATAAAAATAGAAATGAAGATGGTAGCGTAGGGCGTATACCGGATAGCTTAACGACTGTATTTCATACTGCCGATGGACGAGAAGTTCGTGATGGCGGAGGTGTGAGTCCTGATATAACTGTAGAACAGCAGAAGTTGCCTAATATATTGTTCTATTTGATCAATGATAATCTCATCTTTAACTATGCTACAAACTATTGCTTGAAACATGTTACGGTTGTTTCTCCTGAGAAGTTTGCTTTGACGGATGCTGATTATGCTGATTTTAAAACTCTGGTGAAATCTTCTGATTTTAAGTATGATCAGCAAAGTGAGAAAATTCTTAAGACGCTCAAAGAAGCTGCTTCGTTTGAAGGCTATATGGATGGTGCTTCTGAGGAATTCAAGGCACTAGAGAAAAAGTTGACCCATAATCTTGATCGCGACTTAGATTATTTTTCAAAGGACATTAAGAATATGATTTCGATTGAGATTATCAAGCGTTATTATTTCCAACGAGGAAGTATCATACAGCAGTTGAAGGATGATGATGATTTGCAACAAGCAATTAAAGTATTAAGCAATTCTGAAAAATACCGAGGAATCTTAGCACCGGGTAAGAAATAG
- the purE gene encoding 5-(carboxyamino)imidazole ribonucleotide mutase: MTPIVSIIMGSTSDLPVMEKAAQLLNDLHVPFEMNALSAHRTPEAVEAFAKNAHSKGIKVIIAAAGMAAHLPGVIAASTPLPVIGVPIKSTLDGIDALLAIVQMPPGIPVATVGINGALNAAILAIQMLSLEDKELEAKFIAYKEGLKKKIVKANEELKEVKYEFKTN; the protein is encoded by the coding sequence ATGACGCCAATTGTTAGTATAATCATGGGTAGCACATCTGATCTCCCCGTTATGGAGAAAGCGGCTCAATTACTAAACGATTTGCATGTACCATTTGAGATGAATGCACTCTCGGCTCACCGCACACCGGAAGCTGTAGAGGCATTCGCCAAAAATGCGCATTCAAAAGGAATTAAAGTGATTATCGCTGCTGCCGGTATGGCCGCCCATTTACCGGGAGTTATTGCAGCATCCACACCGTTACCGGTAATCGGTGTCCCAATAAAATCTACACTCGATGGCATCGACGCACTGCTGGCCATCGTACAGATGCCTCCGGGAATTCCCGTGGCAACTGTAGGAATAAACGGTGCACTCAATGCTGCAATTCTTGCCATCCAGATGTTATCTCTGGAAGATAAAGAATTAGAAGCCAAATTCATTGCTTATAAAGAAGGACTTAAAAAGAAAATTGTTAAGGCCAACGAAGAGTTGAAGGAGGTGAAGTACGAGTTTAAAACAAATTAA